attCGAGGTGTACCAGCTTTCTGTGATCCCTCCGAACAACAATCTACTCGttattttgtcagtgtgtgaCATTTAACATTCACGTCACATTCTTATTTTCAGCCTGAATCTGTGATGCCGTCTCACAATAATTTGTGAGTTAAAGTCTGCTTTTGTTCAGGAAGGGTTTCTTTTACAGGGAGGGTGATGAGGGGCAGTGCTTTCAAGCTGGGAAGAAAGAGGGAAGGCAGCTaagagaacagtgtgtgtgtgtgtgtgtgtgtgtgtgtgtgtgtgtgtgtgtgtgagagagagagtcagggTGGAATTTAACTCCACGAGAGAGTGAATTGGTTCAGGAATCATAATGGGTTTCTTGACCTGCTGACTTGATATCATTTGATATGGAGGGGTGTCACTCGCCTTCTGTTGCTGTCTCGTTTCCATAGCAACAGCCAATTGTTTTTGACGGAACCTCCCAAGGgaaaccctgtgtgtgtgtgtgtgtgtgtgtgtgtgtgtgtgtgtgtgtgtgtgtgtgtgtgtgtgtgtgtgtgtgtgtgcagtgactTGTCTAATGATGTTAATTATCCGTCGCTCTGAACTGCGCTTCATTTCTTCGTGTCATTTGAACCTCATCACCATCAATTAAAAATCAAATAGACAGAGAGGCCCCAGTTACAtgacgctctctctctctgtgtctcatccATTATATATGAGCCTCGCTTGACCTCTGGCCATTAGAGACACATTTTTGGCTTTAAAGACcatgccccacacacacacacacacacacacacatacacacacacacacacacacacacatcgaaGCACACGTAAACGGACGCACATTGATCATGAATGTaacactagtgtgtgtgtgtgtgtgtgtgtgtgactccccACAGAGCTCCACCATCCAATGACAGTACGGCAGGATCAGACTGAGGAGGGTCAGCCATCCTCTGTCGAGGTGAGTCACATGTACCCATATTTAGACTAAAAGCAACTTGTTTTGGTTTACcagaattataataattatataattaaatataattttcactagAACTGATTCAGTGAAATATCCAGAGAAATGGACAGGCTattaaattaagggtaaaaacAAATTTATTTAGATTCTTCCAAATGAGAAGTGCTGatgtttttaaagagaaatCTATTCAAGATATAAATTCACTGAAAAATATATGCTGTGTATGACTGTGGGGTGGAAATGAAATGTTGATGGTTGAAATAATACAAGCTGACCATCAagataaacaaatgaatgtgatttgtaaaaaaaagtaatgggAAATAAACTTACATGCATTATATCACCAGCTAATTGGGAACAAAtttgcaaaaacataaatggaATAACTGAAACTATTGGAAAGAATATACATGGAATATCATAAATCGATATTTTATGCAACCCCAAattcaaagaaaatgtaacttCAAGATGTTGGAGAGAATGCGGTGAACAGATGTAAAAACAGTCGTACAGTTTGGTCATGTAACGCTTTAAGTGGCTgattgttgtttctttattgttataatataatCAGTCAACTATATCCTACACATTCATAGGTGATAAATATTATAGTTATCAAATTTGCTTTTGTCCCCCTCTGTTTCTgtgattgttttcattgtatttaaataaatacaaatcggATGCTTCTTAACTgtataatttcttaaaatgcaaatataaacaaaagaaactcCTGGGAAAACGAAAAAAAATGATATGCACTTAAATTGTAATGGGGGAGGAGAAGGAACTCAAAGACACATATCTCaaactcaaataaatacaaaactatATGCATTCCTAATTCCTTTAGAGACATGTATGAACATGCCGGTGCAGTTCTGCTGATTGAATGAGGAAATGAGCAGAATGTCTGATGTTAACAACCGGCTCGCTTCAAAAGGATCTGAAATTATTTTAACACAATCGGCACATCTCACTTGTATCTTGTAATTTATCTTATTATCTGCCTATGATGTTTATTGCACAGTGAGATAAGTGCATCTGTTCGGCTCCATGTTatggtttttgtttctttcacacATGACATGTTTACTCTGCTCCTCAGCCATACTTTTGACTTGTGTTTGACGTCATTTGTACTTTGACTGTGCTTTGCTACAGAAGCTAATGTCATGTAGCTTAAGTAGGCCAACAGCCTTCACATTTCTAGTCTCCATCAGCGCTGTATCGTAGACTGGTCAAATGTTTACAACACCTGTaacaaattgtatttgttatttagaGTAAAGACGAACTAACTTACAGCAAACActcattgttttgtatttaccAGTTTGATGACTAGCTAACTGTAGCTAGTGTTGCTAGCTAGACAGCTATCGACAAAATAAACTCAAAGGTATTACAGCCACCGAAATAATTTGAGACATTTCAGTTTGGAGTTATTACAAACTTTTACTAGTAGTAGAATATATTTGTATAGTTTATGACCACCGGGTGAATTACATGTACACCTAGCTACCTTTTATAGCATTAGCACAAagacaataattatttttacaaacCATGTCTTACAATGATTgtttaatgtatatttacatatttaatgatattGAATAAgaattgtaaaacatttattaaagaatGATTATTTAGTTTAGTAAAAAGAGCAGTTTCTCAGATTGTTTAGCAGTGACAACACATCTGGTAACAGAGCAGttgatttgaaaaacaaaaatggtcTTAATTTGCCCGAAGGAAACGCTTGGGGTTTTTCCATTTAACTCATTTTACATTCAAGTGACTTTTATTCGGACTGGTTTCCAGCAGTTTGAAGTGGAACGATGCACTAATGGGTAAAAATCCCACTTTGCTTGCAACATCTTTGAAAAAAGCTTGAAAGCTTTACTCTCAGATGAAGAGAACCCCACAGAAGAAATATATTTGAAGTGCAGTTTCTCTTTCCATACTTATTGTTGCTACTTTGCTGTAAATACCATTTAAATGCTGGTTTGAGTTTAAAAACACCTTCATTCACTTGAGTGTGAATGCAggatttgtatttgtgtaggtTGAGTCATCAGACATAGGATGTGATTGCCAGAGAAggatgtatgtaaatgtaattatgttgttgttttggtatATGTGAAGCTCATAACTCTATGATTTGTATGGTTCAAATGTCATAGCTGCTCCTCTGTGAGTTAAATAAATCTCTCTTTTTGATATGAAACCTATTGAATAGCTTCCTTTTAGCTCGCCGCTGCGAAGCTATTTTCTCAGCGTACATCAATAATGAAGATAAAGATGTGATATTCTGCCTCTCTTTGTGCATCGTATTACGCAGGATGGCCAGAATCCATCAAACGGCAGTATGGCAGATAAAGCCAGTGGCTATGATATCGGCCAGTTGGCCACCTCCTCTTTGATGGGtaaggcgcacacacacaaacataaacatgttcatgttgTATTTCATTATGGATCAAAGATATGACACTGAGAAAACAGCATGCTGGGAAATTACGTTACAATCGTAACCATGGGAGATTGGTAATGTCATTTCCCTCATTCATGCTCACACTCTCTTGCACATATGCTGCAATggcaatatacatatacagacatAAGTAAAGGGTACAAGTTCACACACGTTTCCTTCTCACGTTTGAGTCTGACTTCCTCTTCTCATCATGTTGCCTCCTACTCTTTTTCATCCCCTTTTGCTCTCTCTGCAGGAGGTTAATTATGTCACTTAATGTGTTAAGCCTTGCTGAACTTTTCGCAGTGAAAGCTCCTTTATTGCCTGACAGTATAATTATGAAGGCTGTGAAACCTTCATgaatatgttaaataaatacagacattCGGGCAGAGAGCTGAGAGGCTGACACCTGCTTTGGGAGCGACAGAACCGGTccagaaaaaaatagaaaagctTTTTGACATTTACTCAGACCTAATCATTTGTCAGTCATCATGTAATTCGAAAAGAGTTGTGCAgtcacaaagtgcagctgacaACCTAACTGCTCAAATCGGATCACACTGCGCAAACTCAAATACTATTGTAgaaataaaattataaatagcagaataccATACAGATATTATTGCTATTTGTTCTTCTTGTGTGATGCGGTTTGataaatatacaatatcacGCTGATGTGATTTTATTAACAGAAAGCGTGCTTGTGGCACCCGGAAACTGAAACGTAAAACTGAATTAGATTCCACAAACTCAATCGTGTTGGACCGGACAAACGAGTTAACGACAGATCTGTTACTCTTACAGCCGAGTAGTGAGGGTAAATATGCAAAGTTTGTAAACATGCTCATTACATTTCATGACAATAAGATTATTTCCCTTGTGCAAGTAGAAATGTTGGCCTGATGGTGGCACTGAAGGAGACATCGGAGGGTCACCAGGGTTGTTGGGGGTGGTCACGTGATTTGTTGGCGGGGTGAAGCGAGACGTCGAAACATCTAGCTGACATTAGCATTGAGCAGTGCAGCTcagcttcacagagctgcaTTACTGCACACTCTTGTTTATTGCTGTTGTCTCAAGGTCATCTTAGATTCTAATGCATCAGATGCCTTGACACATTGATCAGAATAAACTGCtgaaaaactaaactataaACTATCTCTTTTTGGAACGATCAACCTTCTAAATCCCACATTGTTTGGATCCTAATAGTTCTTTCCACCAGTCACGACTGCAGCTTTGATTTCTTTCTGCATTGTTTCAGCCCACTGCAGCTTGAAATCAATACTAATCGCTGGCCAACAAGCAAATTACAGCACTTACCAATGTTGCCCCCTTTAGGATgtgaataaatgttattttctcaaCTTATTGTTGGCTGGTAAATAACAAAGCTCTGAATGCATCACCTACAGGTTTCATAACACTTATTgtttgtccatctgtctgtgtatgttcATCCGCTCTGTTTCCTCACAACATACAGCAGGGAGTCACGCCTTACgtaatgcaatatatatatatatatatatatcttttgtAAAGGGACTTATTCCTGACTGACTCTGGTTACTTTATTACATGTGTAAGCCTGTGTTTACTGTAGCAACACGATAAACAAGACTGAGAAATCCAATCATTTCTTATTTCATTTCTTCACGCAGTCATCACCTGCCGAAGCTGATTTTCTCGCTTCCCAGTTTCTCTTAcaataaaacttattttaatgAATCACATTTCAAGATTGGTACGGCTGCTGCATGTCTATGACGCCCATcatgttttttaatcaaaagtGATTTTAGTTAGTTTTACCTACAGTAAGCAGGCTGTTCGGGGTTAAACTTTAGTCATGATCCCCTTTATTGATCAGCTGACCGTGTTGATCCTGCCTCTTCCCTTTTAAAATAGCATCTCTATTGACTGAATCTGGCTGTGACATTACAGCACGGCAGTTTAAAAATGTTGGATTGGTTCAATTGTATACGTCAAACTGTTGTTGACGCAGTGAGGTGTTTCAACAGACAATATTGTTGTTCATACCCCGCTTTaataaagctgctataatcaatcatttttaattaataatggATCCAATCACAACGTATTGAActgttgaaccagaaataacttcttctcctgagcaatgtgaactccactctaatactcttaaatgtatatattttatacagtttatatatgttatttatataaagtacatttatattttaagtacacattttattttatatttctgcatcagcacTATGACACATTGTATagctcgaaatgacaataaagtgtattgattgattgattgattgattgattgaacgTGTAATGTGTAAGGTTTTCCTCCTAGAGAAGAGCGTACTGAGAATTATCACCAGACTCTTCAGTTCTCCTCAGCTTTCTGgagcgttttagcatctttcagcccCTTGTTTTGGTTGTACTGCCCGCAACTTAACTTTTGGTTTTTGGTGCTTTTATTAAGCTCATTTCCACACAGAGCAGGCACCTGTTTCCAGCAAAATGCTGTGATAAATCAActgctacctgcccagcaccaaacaacagACACGTCCACataatggagcatttagcagctaaatagTCAAACATCACCCTCAGAGCTGGTTTACATCTGTCATGTGGCtagaaacacaaatgtatctGCTGgttgtgtaaataggcaactgtttgttGAAAAGTCCACTctatcacatcatcatcatgcatcagtgctgtgtttctgttgcccccaagtggccagaaaAACAAGTTAATCAGGTTGAAGCTTTATTCTACCATCTAACATCATGCACATGTGTTAGTTttgttcacacatttttgtatatttcttcTCGCATATGAAAAGCATAAAGGACTCCACATAATTTCTAATCATCCAGCTGTCAGACACTTTCATATAAAGTTTATGTTGGATTTTTTGGCTTTAGTGTATTTGATATTCATTCTTGGCTGCACTATACCTACAAATCCGCAGAGAAATCATGGCTAGCTTGCTGCTGTCCGCTGCATTCAGACACATGATTATTCTGTGGCCTGCGATGTTAACCAAATATGATTTGGTCCTTTTCACACTACAGTGCGGACAGCAAGGCCAAAATATCCAATTAAAAAAGCAAATGGGTTTTTCCTGCAGTTTGCACACAACTTGAATAAATGCAAACATTGCTTCCTCACCATTGAGCCAAAACTGAGGCTCATAACAGAGTGTGAACACAGTGAGACAGCACAGTCTGTTGGTGTCAAGCtcagataaaaataacattatttaacTGTGTTCTCTCTACACTTGTtaccctctcctcctctctctcttcttgacATAGTTctgccttttatttttctttaacttcttaCTTTAACCTTTCCTCCTCCGTCTCTTTTTCCACGTTTGCCTTTTCAACCTTTCCTTTTCGCTTCAACTCTTCATTTCCCCAGACCTTTCTGACATTGTCTCTTGTGGTTAAAAGCGATGATGGCTCCTAGTTTTGCCCAGTGATTGCGGGTTATGAATAACATATAACTGTAGAGATTAGATACTGCTTTACAACAGACAGTTTAGTTAAAGTGACAGAGCTGTTGATTTTAAGCTTAGATTTAAGTCCCAATAATGAAGCCGTAAACAAAAAGATTTGTGTCTCAAGTTTTGTCCTGGTAAAATCCTAGCATTAAAAAAAGGCCCTGATATACAAAATGGTCACGGCTCTGTCTATATTTAATTGGATGTCCACAGCACAGTCGGCACTaagcacacacagaaaatatcaCTTGAGCCTTATGGACAGTGACAGGCAGGCCTTACAAAGTCACACAGCTTGGGAATGTTTAATCATTATGGTTTGTTCAGATAAAACGTGAGGCCAACGTGAGAGGCAGTACGACTACATACAAAACCAATAGAAAGACGCAGGTGGGCGCAATTGTTCTGTctgtacacacatttaaacctaCAGTATATTCAGCGAAAGGACTTGGTCTCAGTTATGTGTGAAACGCTACAgtaaacattgacattttaaaagtcaaTATTCAGAAAGCGGAGGCACTTGCACCTGACTTACAATTCCCAAATGACATTCCCCCAAAGGACTTAAAACTGCTCTGGCTTGCAACTCGTTTTATTCAGACCTCAGTCTGAAATAAACtacaaaataaaccaataaaccaAAATCATTTCATGTTGTGTCACTTTTACTAAATGGAcatataaacaatattttacatttttatcaagTTATAACGTATTTCTTTATTAGGTTTTCTATTCACGTGAGCTAAATGCAGTGCTGTCGAAGCGCtgtcagtaatccatccatccatccatcgtctaccgcttatccgggatcgggtcgcgggggcagcagctccagtaaagaaccccaatcttcccttctccgggccacatcctccagctccgactgggggatcctgaggcgttcccaggccagtgaggagatataatctctccaccgagtcctgggtcttccccggggtctcctcccagctggacgtgcctggaacacctccctagggaggcgcccaggtggcatccttactagatgcccgaaccacctcaactggctcctttcaacgtaaaggagcagcggctctactccgagtctctcacggatggctgagcttctcaccctatctctaagggagacgccagccacccgtcggagaaaacccatttcggccgcttgtacccgtgatctcgttctttcggtcatgacccagccttcatgatcataggtgagggtaggaacgaagattgaccggtatattgagagctttgccttctggctcagctctcttttcgtcacaatggtgcggtaaagtgactgtaataccgcccccgctgctcgattgcccgattctccggccaatctcttgctccatcgtcccctcactcgcgaacaagaccccgaggtacttgaactccttcacttggggtaatggctcattccctacccggagtaggcaatccaccggtttcctgctgagagccatggcctcagatttagaggtgctgatcctcatctcaaccgctgcacactcggctgcgaaccgatccagtgactgttgaaggtcacagaccgatgatgccataaggaccacatcatctgcaaagagcagcggtgagatcctcaggtcactgaactgcaacccctctcctgcacgactacgcctcgatatcctatccatgaaaatcacaaacaggattggtgataaaacATTCACTGGagacgagtccgacttactgccgagtatccggacacaactctcgctttgggcgtacagggattggatggccctcaaaagtgacccccctcaccccatactcccgcagcacctcccacagtatcacgcgggggacccggtcatacgccttctccagatccacaaaacacatgtagaccagatgggcgtactcccaggccccctccaggatccttgcaagagtaaagagttggtctgttgttccacgaccaggacggaatctgcattgttcctcttcaatcagaggttcgactaccggccgaaccctcctttccagtaccttggagtagactttaccagggaggctgaaaagtgtgatacccctgtagtttatttttaaataggggaaccaccaccccggtctgccaacccctaggcactgtcccagacttccacgcaatgttgacgaggcgtgtcaaccaagacagccactcaacacccaaagccttcagcatttctggatggatctcatcaacccctgcggctttaccactgtggagttgtttgactacctcagtgacttccatcagggaaattgacgatgatcccccatcagcttccagctctgcctctaccatagagttagtcggattcaggagttcctcaaagtgctccttccagcggccgataaccttctcagttgaagtcagcagggtcccacccttgctgtacacagcttggatggttcctcacttccccctcctgaggtgccggatggttttccagaagcaccttggtgccgaccgaaagtccttctccatagcttctccgaacttctcccacacccgctgctttgcctctgacatggcagaagctgccgcccttctagtccttcgataccctgcaactgtttccggagtcctcccggataacataacccggaaggactccttcttcagtcggacggcttccctgaccaccggggtccaccacggtgttcgagggttaccgccccttgaggcacctaagaccttgagaccacagctcatcaccgcagcttcagcaatagaggttttgaacaacgcccactcaggttcaatgcccccaacctccacagggatggctgaaaagctccaccggaggtgtgagttaaagatccccaggacaggggcttcctccagacgttcccagttcacccgcactacccgtttgggtttaccaggtctgtccagagtcttcccccaccccttgatccaactcaccaccagatggtgatcagtcgacagctccgctcctctcttcacccgagtgtccaaaacatgcggcctcagatcagatgatacgattacgaaatcgatcattgacctttggcctagggtgctctggtaccacgtgcacttatgagcatccttatgttcgaacatggtgtttgttatggccattccatgactagcacagaagtccaacaacaaacgaccgttcgggtttagatcagggaggcccttcctcccaatcacgcctctccaggtgtctccatcgtttcccacgtgtgcgttgaagtctcccagcaagactacggagtcccctactgaaGCACCCTACAGGGCTctattcagggtctccaagaaggccgaatactcagaactgcggtttggggcataggcacaaacaacagtcagagttttcccctccataacctgaaggcgtagggaggcgaccctctcgtccaccgggataaactccaacgtagcggcgctcagccgggggctagtgagtatccccaccccggcccgacgcctcacacctcgggcaactccggagaagaatagagtccaacccctatccaggagtacggttccagagccaagactgtgcgtggaggtaagccccactagatccaactggtagcgatccacctcctgcactagttccggctccttcccccacagagaggtgacgttccacgtccccagagccagcctctgctgcccgggtctggtccgtcgaggtccctgaccatcactgccacccgtgtgacagcgcacccgaccccagcggtttttcccatgagtggtgggcccacaggatgctAAGTAATAAAcgagaataataaataataataataatatgttattcgtatatatatatatatgcagcaTCAAAAGTCTCCATTCtctactgtttttatttcttgttttctacATCACATTTCCATTTGTCGCCCTTCTCTACCAACTACACCGTTTCATGTAGCCTATCACTTTATCTTTTCCTCAGAttgtctccttctttcctctgcTACGCCATTTACTGCATGTCCACCTAATCCACTTTATCAAGATGtgtccctccttctcttccccttaTTTAGGTGTGGTGGCCACGATAAAGGAGCACATCACCAAGCCGACGGCGATGGCCCAGGGGCGAGTTGCTCATCTGATTGAGTGGAAGGGTTGGGGTGGAGGCCAGGCCAGGGGAGGAGGGGGCGGACGGAGCGGGGCCTGGGGTAAAGGCGATGGAGGCTGGGGTGCCGAGCTGCAGGAGGATGAACAATTCTACTCCCAAATGACGGACGAGATCAAGGAAGCTCGCTTCGCTGCAGGTGAAACAGAAGAATAAATTGAATTGAAGATGTGGTCATGTGGAAATGAGGTGTCACTCACATCCCTCTGGGCATTGTTTCTGTTCCATTGGTTTGTGCAGAGGGAGCGGCAAAAAAAATCAATAGCCCTTAAGACGAGCCATGACAGTGGCTCAAATCGAGTGCTCTTATTCAATTTCCCTTTGCTTGTGATGCAGGTAGACTTGGTGAAAAACTTGGGGTCGACTTCTGGGAAAAGTcacataaaatatgtttgtctCACAGGAGTGGCCGAGCAGTTCGCCCTGGCCGAGGCATCCATGGATGTGTGGTCGATGAACGACCGTTTAGAGCAGCCCTGCACTAGTTTACAAGGTTCGTCATGTTAAAGGATCACATGTGTGTCACTGGAGCTTTTGGTCTAAAATgcatcttttcattttaaattcctCCTTGGGGTGTACAGCAAACTTTGCAGATCTGTAATGTCTGTCAAATGAGACATAACACATGATTGAATCAATACCTGTTGCACAACATAATTGATTTTATGAATGCTAAGTgaatatatgatatgatataatatgttatatgaAAACTTCTCAAAGACCTGGTTTGCACTAACCCACAGAAGTGGAGAAAATCATGATCgtgatgtgtgcagatgttatgatttgtttttgtttttaaccacaCTAATGGTATTACTGTAATGTCATCAGCGTGCCTGACTCTTTTGGCCCCAGAGGGAAATTTCTCCACTTTTGAAGCTCTTccatgaaagtgtgtgtgtgtgctcacattCAGAGGATGACGCCTGTTGACTTCGGTGAT
This window of the Cottoperca gobio chromosome 7, fCotGob3.1, whole genome shotgun sequence genome carries:
- the fam131c gene encoding protein FAM131C isoform X1; translation: MGACLCKGHKELHHPMTVRQDQTEEGQPSSVEDGQNPSNGSMADKASGYDIGQLATSSLMGVVATIKEHITKPTAMAQGRVAHLIEWKGWGGGQARGGGGGRSGAWGKGDGGWGAELQEDEQFYSQMTDEIKEARFAAGVAEQFALAEASMDVWSMNDRLEQPCTSLQAAQSHFLSQFLLDGGSVSVPQHLYSIHAQTYGDNRAANLVLHPIVNSISPTSNTQQDRDRPLEVDRSTATAEAAVRHVDSSSLSEDDVFYN
- the fam131c gene encoding protein FAM131C isoform X2, with amino-acid sequence MGACLCKGHKELHHPMTVRQDQTEEGQPSSVEDGQNPSNGSMADKASGYDIGQLATSSLMGVVATIKEHITKPTAMAQGRVAHLIEWKGWGGGQARGGGGGRSGAWGKGDGGWGAELQEDEQFYSQMTDEIKEARFAAGVAEQFALAEASMDVWSMNDRLEQPCTSLQAQSHFLSQFLLDGGSVSVPQHLYSIHAQTYGDNRAANLVLHPIVNSISPTSNTQQDRDRPLEVDRSTATAEAAVRHVDSSSLSEDDVFYN